The segment CCAACGACAAAAAACACTGGAGACACACAATGAAACGTTCCGCCATTGCCGCGCTGTGCGCCGGCGCTTTCTGCTTCGCTACGTCCGCTTTCGCCGCCACCGACCTGGTCATCGCCACCGTCAACAACGGCCACATGATCGAAATGCAAAAGCTCGGCAAGTTCTTCGAACAAGCCAATCCCGACATCAAGCTCAAGTGGGTGACCCTGGAAGAGGGCGTCTTGCGCCAGCGCATGACCACCGATATCGCCACCAAGGGCGGCCAGTTCGACGTGATGACCATCGGCCTGTATGAAACGCCCATCTGGGGCAAGAAAAACTGGCTGATCCCCATCAAGCCGGACGCCAAGTACGATATCGACGACTTGCTGCCCGCCATCCGCGAAGGCCTGTCCGGCGACGGCAAGCTGTACGCGTCGCCGTTCTATGGCGAAAGCTCGATGATCATGTACCGCAGCGACCTCGTCAAAAAAGCGGGCATGATGATCGACGACCGTCCAAGCTGGAACCAGCTGCGCGACGTGGCCGCCAAGATCCACGATCCGGCCAATGGCGTGTACGGCATCTGCCTGCGCGGCAAGCCGGGCTGGGGCGACAACATGGCCCTGATCACCACCATGGCCAATTCCTACGGCGGCCAGCTGTTCGACATGCAATGGAAGCCGCAATTTACCAGCAAGCCGTGGAAGGACGCGGTCAACATGTACGTCGACCTGATGAAGAAATACGGTCCGCCGGGCGCGGCCGCCAACAGCTTCAATGAAAACCTGGCGCTGTTCAACCAGGGCAAGTGCGGCATCTGGATCGACGCGACGATTGCCGCGTCCTTCATCACGGACCCCAAGCAAAGCAAGGTGGCCGACAAGGTGGCGTTTGCCCAGTCGCCCGTGGGCGTGACGGAGCGGGGCGCCAACTGGCTGTGGATCTGGTCGCTGGCGATACCATCGAGTTCCAGGCACCCGAACGAGGCGCAGCGCTTCATCAACTGGGCCACGTCGCCCGATTACGTGAAACTGGTAGCCAAGGAAACGAGCTGGGCCAACGTGCCGACGGGTACGCGCAAGTCGACGTATGCGAGCCCCGAGTTCCAGAAAGTGGCGAAATTTGCGGCCGCCGAAGGCAAGGCCCTGGCCACCACGCGCGCCGTGCAAAGCACCTTGCCGCCATCGCCGTACGTGGGCGTGCAGTTCGCATCGATTCCCGAATTCCAGGTGATCGGCGTGGCGGCCGGCCAGCAGATGGCGGCAGCATTGCTGGGCAAGGTGACGGTGGACCAGGCGCTGGAGTTGTCGCAGCAGACGGCGGAAAGAGAAATGCGCAAAGGTGGGTACTACAAGTAGGCCTGTTGCATTGTTTGCGTACCCCAACGGCGTAATCTGGGGTCGGACCATGAGGGTCCGACCCCGGCACTTTAGCTTTGCGGGTTATCGGTTCACCTGCCCCAAGAGAACACTATGAAACGCATTATCCCCCGGACTTTGCTGACGCCGGCCGTGGTCGCCGTCTCCGTCATTTCCGTGATCCCGCTGCTGATCACCCTGTATTACGCATTCGTGCGCTATTCCATGCTCGATCCGAGCGGCCATCCTTTCCATGGCCTGGCCAATTTCCACTTCTTCTTTACCGATGCCTCTTTCCTGCCGGCCCTGCAGAACACGTTTACCCTGCTGTTTTCCGTGATGCTGGTCACGGTGGTGCTGGGTACGGCGCTGGGCTTGCTGATCAATGAAGCGTTCCCGGGGCGCGCCGTCGTGCGCGTGCTCCTGATTTCGCCGTTTCTCGTCATGCCGGCCGTGAATGCCCTGATGTGGAAGAACATGCTGCTCAACCCGATCTACGGCCTGTTCGCGCAGATCAGCATCTTCTTTGGCGCCACGCCCGTCGACTGGCTGTCGGCCCACCCTTTGTTTTCCATCATCATGATGGTCTCGTGGCAATGGCTGCCGTTTGCCTGCCTGATCTTCATGACGGCCCTGCAATCGATGGACCGCGAGCAGCTGGAAGCGGCGCGCATGGATGGCGCGACCTATCTGCAGCAGTTGCGCTACCTCTATATTCCCCACCTGGGCCGTGCCGTCTCGGTGGTGCTGATGATCGAGATGATCTTTTTGCTGTCGATCTTCGCGGAAATCTTTACGACGACGGGCGGCGGTCCCGGCTTTGACACGACCACCATCACCTTCATGATCTACCAGCAGGCACTGCTGTCGTACGACGTGGGAGCGGCCTCGGCCGGCGCCCTGTTCGCCGTGCTCATCGCCAACATCGCCGCCTTCTTCCTGATGCGCGTCATCGGCAAGAATCTGTCGAAATAAGGAGACCATCATGCATGGCAAATTCAATCTGTATGGCCGCACGGCCGCCGCCTGGCTGTGCGCGCTGCTGCTGTTCTTCCCCATCTTCTGGCTGGGCCTGATGGCCTTCAAGACGGAAGGGCAAGCCATTTCCACGCCGCCGCTGCTGTTCTTCACGCCGACCCTGGACAGCTTCCGCGAAGTGCTGGCGCGCGACAATTACTTCGGCTACGCGTGGAACTCGCTGTTTACCAGCGTGCTGTCGACGGCCATTGGCCTCTTGATCGCCATTCCGGCCGCGTATTCGATGGCGTTTTTCCCGACGGGCGGCACCATCGGCCTGTTGAAGTTCATGCTCAGCTCGCGCTACATGCCCGGCGTGGGCGCCCTGATGCCGATCTATATCTGCTACCAGTACTTCGGCCTGCTCGACACCCGCATCGGCCTGACCATCATGTTCATGCTGATGAATCTGCCCATCATGATCTGGCTGCTGTACACGAGCATGAAGGAGCTGCCGCGCGAAATCCTCGAGGCCTCGCGCATGGATGGCGCCACCGTGTGGGACGAATTCCGCCACGTCGTGCTGCCCCTGTCCGTGGGCGGCATCGCCTCCACGGCGCTGGTCTGCATGGTGTGGTCGTGGAATGAATCGTTCTGGTCGCTGAACCTGGGCGCGTCCAACGCGGGCACCCTGGCCTGGCTCATCGCCTCGTATTCCAGTCCGGAAGGCTTGTTCTGGGCCAAATTATCGGCCGCGTCGCTGATGGCGATTGCGCCCATCATGGCGCTGGGCTGGTTCTGCCAGAAGCAACTCGTGCAGGGCATGACTTTCGGCGCAGTCAAATAAACTACAGAATAGAGACACACATCATGGCTTACCTTCAACTGAGCAATATCGAAAAATTCTTTGGCGAGCACCGCGCCATCAAGGGCATCGACCTGGAAATCCGGCAGGGCGAGTTCGTCGTCTTCGTCGGACCGTCCGGCTGCGGCAAGTCCACCTTGCTGCGCCTGATCGCGGGCCTCGAGCCGATCGACGGCGGCAAGCTGTCGCTCGACGGGCGCGACATCACGGCCCTGCCATCGTCCAAGCGCGACCTGGCGATGGTGTTCCAGTCGTATGCGCTGTACCCGCACATGACGGTGTTCCAGAACATGTCGTTCGCGCTGAAACTGGCCGGCGTCGATCCCGCCATCATCCGCGAGAAGGTCGACAAGGCGGCCGCCATCCTCGACCTGGGGAAATACCTGGAGCGCACGCCGAAGGAGCTGTCGGGCGGCCAGCGCCAGCGGGTGGCCATCGGCCGCGCCATCGTGCGCGACCCGAAGGTGTTCCTGTTCGACGAACCGCTGTCGAACCTGGACGCGGCACTGCGCGTGCAGACGCGCATCGAGATCGCCAAGCTGCACCGCGAACTGGGCGCCACCACGATCTACGTCACGCATGACCAGGTGGAAGCGATGACCCTGGCCGACAGGGTCGTCGTGCTGCGCGACGGGCAGATCGAGCAGCATGGCTCGCCCCTGGAACTGTATGACCGTCCCGCCAACCGCTTTGTCGCGCAATTCATCGGCACGCCCAGCATGAACGTGGTGCCGGCCGACGCGGCGCCGCAGCTGCTGGCGCAGGCGGGCAGCGCGGCGCAGGCGGACGGCTTTGTCGGCATCCGCCCCGAACATGTGCACCTGGGCGCGGCGCAGCCGGGCAGCGTGCCCGTCACCGTCGACCTGGTGGAATCCTTGGGCGTGGAAACCCTGACCTATGTGCGCTTGCCGAACAATGTGCAGGTGGTCTCGCGCG is part of the Janthinobacterium sp. 67 genome and harbors:
- a CDS encoding ABC transporter substrate-binding protein, with the translated sequence MKRSAIAALCAGAFCFATSAFAATDLVIATVNNGHMIEMQKLGKFFEQANPDIKLKWVTLEEGVLRQRMTTDIATKGGQFDVMTIGLYETPIWGKKNWLIPIKPDAKYDIDDLLPAIREGLSGDGKLYASPFYGESSMIMYRSDLVKKAGMMIDDRPSWNQLRDVAAKIHDPANGVYGICLRGKPGWGDNMALITTMANSYGGQLFDMQWKPQFTSKPWKDAVNMYVDLMKKYGPPGAAANSFNENLALFNQGKCGIWIDATIAASFITDPKQSKVADKVAFAQSPVGVTERGANWLWIWSLAIPSSSRHPNEAQRFINWATSPDYVKLVAKETSWANVPTGTRKSTYASPEFQKVAKFAAAEGKALATTRAVQSTLPPSPYVGVQFASIPEFQVIGVAAGQQMAAALLGKVTVDQALELSQQTAEREMRKGGYYK
- a CDS encoding carbohydrate ABC transporter permease → MHGKFNLYGRTAAAWLCALLLFFPIFWLGLMAFKTEGQAISTPPLLFFTPTLDSFREVLARDNYFGYAWNSLFTSVLSTAIGLLIAIPAAYSMAFFPTGGTIGLLKFMLSSRYMPGVGALMPIYICYQYFGLLDTRIGLTIMFMLMNLPIMIWLLYTSMKELPREILEASRMDGATVWDEFRHVVLPLSVGGIASTALVCMVWSWNESFWSLNLGASNAGTLAWLIASYSSPEGLFWAKLSAASLMAIAPIMALGWFCQKQLVQGMTFGAVK
- a CDS encoding ABC transporter ATP-binding protein, translating into MAYLQLSNIEKFFGEHRAIKGIDLEIRQGEFVVFVGPSGCGKSTLLRLIAGLEPIDGGKLSLDGRDITALPSSKRDLAMVFQSYALYPHMTVFQNMSFALKLAGVDPAIIREKVDKAAAILDLGKYLERTPKELSGGQRQRVAIGRAIVRDPKVFLFDEPLSNLDAALRVQTRIEIAKLHRELGATTIYVTHDQVEAMTLADRVVVLRDGQIEQHGSPLELYDRPANRFVAQFIGTPSMNVVPADAAPQLLAQAGSAAQADGFVGIRPEHVHLGAAQPGSVPVTVDLVESLGVETLTYVRLPNNVQVVSRGAERSSLQPGQQTHLTFEPGFVHYFDRAGKTYAAAKGV
- a CDS encoding carbohydrate ABC transporter permease translates to MKRIIPRTLLTPAVVAVSVISVIPLLITLYYAFVRYSMLDPSGHPFHGLANFHFFFTDASFLPALQNTFTLLFSVMLVTVVLGTALGLLINEAFPGRAVVRVLLISPFLVMPAVNALMWKNMLLNPIYGLFAQISIFFGATPVDWLSAHPLFSIIMMVSWQWLPFACLIFMTALQSMDREQLEAARMDGATYLQQLRYLYIPHLGRAVSVVLMIEMIFLLSIFAEIFTTTGGGPGFDTTTITFMIYQQALLSYDVGAASAGALFAVLIANIAAFFLMRVIGKNLSK